One Anopheles stephensi strain Indian unplaced genomic scaffold, UCI_ANSTEP_V1.0 ucontig429, whole genome shotgun sequence DNA segment encodes these proteins:
- the LOC118517001 gene encoding uncharacterized protein LOC118517001, with protein sequence MPKRGRRRSRKPDSVGSSSDSAESKRSRSVVSSSSEESDDTMSVDSTESRSSTSVQEDNSAQFVTVNRRQRKAVPTTKPSTTPATPAVPAGRTSAPAPVSAAKMPPITVKSLPVAVLRPELQARGITPEFRISGVAPRYNLAKRLQDIKNAPDTPATTPTTTPATTSSEDLFSPEELFAIFSRMLPKIRLCRNKGEQIAVIGELLMLLH encoded by the exons ATGCCGAAGCGTGGTAGAAGGAGGAGTAGGAAGCCAGACTCGGTAGGATCGAGCTCCGATTCGGCCGAGTCCAAGCGCTCGAGgagcgtggtttcttcctcttcggagGAATCTGACGATACGATGAGCGTGGACAGTACGGAGTCACGTTCATCCACCAGCGTGCAGGAGGATAACTCGGCACAATTTGTCACCGTAAACCGGCGACAACGGAAGGCAGTCCCGACAACGAAGCCTTCCACAACACCAGCTACGCCCGCTGTTCCTGCAGGGCGTACATCGGCTCCGGCTCCCGTATCGGCGGCAAAAATGCCTCCGATCACGGTGAAGTCACTCCCAGTAGCTGTCCTGCGTCCGGAACTGCAGGCTCGTGGAATCACACCAGAGTTCCGTATCTCCGGCGTAG CACCGAGATACAACCTTGCGAAGCGACTGCAGGACATCAAGAACGCTCCAGACACACCAGCTACAACACCAACCACAACTCCAGCCACAACTTCATCGGAAGACCTGTTCAGCCCGGAAGAGCTATTCGCTATATTTAGCAGAATGCTCCCGAAGATCCGCCTTTGCCGCAACAAGGGAGAACAAATCGCCGTTATCGGAGAACTATTGATGCTCCTTCACTGA